One Pomacea canaliculata isolate SZHN2017 linkage group LG1, ASM307304v1, whole genome shotgun sequence genomic window, GTAATGACAATGTGGTACTGAAGCCTCCTATCCATTGTACAAAACGCCATCTTTAAGCATATTTCAACACTGATGTTGCccaaatgttttcttcaaataatGACATGCACGCTAACAACAATCACCTCCACGTGAGCGACGACCCTCCTGTTGACCCGGAAATCCCCAAACCGGTGCTCAATGAAGCCTGATTCCTCCTACACTAAAAAGTTTCGCGAAATGAACAACATTCAACAACCAGagcaaaaatactaaaaaggaggagttttaaaaatttcattgtAATATTAGTATAAGTCTCGGGTTGTATATCAAGATTATGTCGAACTTTTGTTCATTAGAATACAATGACCAATGAAGACATTTTGGAGGAGCCACACAATTTTCAACACCGCTTTTAAAGTTGCTAGCTTTCTGACTTGGATTGTTGTGGCTTCACTTCGTCACTGACTTCAGACAATTTAATGTAGGTTCATAAGAAATATCGACGATGCCTGGAATAATCTTCTTAAGGCGACGATGGGCAATTGCAAGTGATGACTTTGTTTATCCCAGTTTTGTTGAATTGTGCTTTCGATCTTCCTGGTAAGCTATACTTGCAAATTTTATTACTACAGTTGTACTGAGACATTTCATCTTTACATGTACTTAGCTTATTTTTTCAATAAGATTAGAAACAAATAACCGTACTTTGAATAAATTGAATCAAAATTGTAGACATTCTTCCGAGGAGTACCTGTGGTTTGTGGAAGGATTTTTTTGGGTGcgttaagtatatatatatatagcgacTATACCTATCACTACGATGTACGTACAAGATGAGGTCTAGcctgttctttctttcgtctcttttttttttttttaactttacgGGCTGAATCGAGCTTCAAAGCACGATCGATATATTAGTCAGTTTGGCTTTGGGGTTTGCTTAGTTAATTTGATTTAATTAACACGTGAATCAAAATGAGTATTATTCATGCTCGAAGCTATATATAATATTGCCTTACTCAAAAGATcggataaagaaaataatgaataaatttaCAGATTTTTGAGTGTGATATTCATAAGTTGAGTAAAAGTGTGACATAGAAGATGTATACATTCTTGACCCTTGATTGACTTAATGTAGCAATTAAGGTATTTTATTGTGCTTGTCAATGTCATTTTGAACTTTGTAACATATAAACTTCTTTTGTAAGATTTAAACTCATgtacgcaaacacacacacagatatataaatAAGCATGTTCACACAGAATAGCAATCCAATAAACCAGTGGCAAAAAtccatatttatatatagatcCATATATTTGCAAACTAAGGATATCCCCAGTGCCTCGAGGTCCTCCgatccaaataaaaaaattcctttaaaatatCCCTTTTAAGCAACTTTACAAAATCCCAGCATCAAATTTCAGAGTTTCCTCCCTCTTCCATTATTATTTCTAACCCCTAAACCTGACCCAAAATACAGCATAGTGgacactttatttactttcaacTCTCTCAGTTGGCAGTCTACCACTGATGATACTATTAATTGTCATTATCTTTCTTAATCACTTTTGTCTTGATATCCTGTGCCAACAGCAACTTCATTGGGTCCATTTATATTACACTACTACACTGTTTCATATGTCCCAATCTTGCATGCCAGCTTAACTGAATACCCCTCCTCTTTATCAGACACTCCATTTAACATAAACCAGCACCCTACTCACCCTACTCTTACCCTTAGTCACTGgcttttagttttgtaaattCACATAAGTGATATAAGTAATTCTTATCCTTAAAAAatggtgtgtacatgtatatgaatctgcatgtgtgtgcatgcatacttaCATGCACAAGTGTGAAAGGAGGAGAGTGCGAAATTATGTAAGAGTAATAATAGTAGGATAATTAGATTATCTTCCCTGTGTTCAATAAAGAGGTTTTTTAGGGGTATGAGACTTCTTGGTTTCTTTCACAGGTGAAAACAGATTAcgcaatattttttcaaattagaGGCTTATGATCTGTGTAGAAAATCAAAAAGGTGCTGCATTTTAATGACTGAATTCTTTACCTGATTGTTTGACAGGTTGCTGGCCATCTCCATTCTCTTTGGAATTCACCATGGCAGCTTTAACTGTGATAATGGTTATCTACTTCGTTACTACTATACTGGAAGCATCATTCTACTGTCATTTGGCATAGTCCTTACAGCAGCAATGATGTGGCTGAGCATGAAGGGATCCATTAGAAATGACTATGCTCGACGACATTTGAacatcattttatatttgaaattacTTCTGCTCCTGCCAGAAGCCATTTGGATCACTGTAGCAACATACTGGACTTTTGGCTTCTCGTATTCCTGTGAGTTAACAGTTTATTGGACAGCAAGAGGGGCAGTCATCTGTGCTTGGATTGTTGGCTTTTGGATGTTTATTGGAATTTTGATTGTGTTTGACCCCATGGGATCTGTTGAACAACATATGGATCTTTCAGAGACCTCTTCAAGGAAAAGTTCAAAGTACCTCATCGCTAACAGCAAGAGTGTGAATGCCAGAGTATGGGAGCAGAGGTAGTGTTGGCTGCTTTGTCTTTACAGTATGACTTACTATATGAATGcagcaatattttgtttaggcCCAGAGTTCAAAGATAATGAAAAGATTAAAATCTTATAAGAATATCAACCATGTACATATAACAATGCAGAATGAAGTGCATCAGAACTATCCCTTGtagtgataaatatttattaggAGGTTGAATAACTTGTTTGGAGCAAAAAGTTGCTGGTTTAAGGCTGTACGACCAGATAGAAAACTTCTCCCTGATTTATAATAGAAGATACCAAGTGGCAGGAGAAGATTGGGCTCTACATTTTGAACGTCGTTTCCTAGACGCTGACTAACAGTTTATTGCCTATGTGGCCACTAGGCTGCGGGACTTTTACCTTATCTTTTATAACAAGTACATCATTACATATTATGGCATTTTATACTTAACAGTTTTAGAAATACTGTACCTTAAAGAGacccttgattttttttttgcaggtgtcGGTGTTTATGTTGCTGCATTTCCAGCAATCAGGAGATTGATAACGCTTTTGCTGATGTGTCAAAGCTTGTTGCTGACTTCTTTAAGGTGAGGGTAACATctctaaacaaaattacatcaaGCATTATGCCTACTTAAGAGAACTGTTTAGTTCAttatggttgttttttttttttttttttttttggttgagaCAGACTAGTCATATTTGGAAATTTTTGCAGATTTTGGCAAACAGTGTAAGAATGAAAACATAAAcggagggagagaaaagattATATTTGATTGCAGATTGTTTAGTGATGTATATCATTTTGGATgccattcatttattcatcccttgGCTGGTACCAGTTGATAAATGGGTATGCTGGTCCGACAGAACTGGTCTTAGGGGAGAACAAATGGAGAGATGCAGTCCCAGTGGCTTATTAGGGTGGCAAATTGTTCTAATACACAGTCCATGTAGGAAATTCTGCTCAAGCACTTGGTCTCAAAAGCCTGTATTCTCTTAGTATCAGCAAGCAAACTTCACATCTCACAGGTGTATTATGTTATTGGAACTACAAAAGTTGTTGGGTCTCAGAAGAGGTCAACCAATGAGACAGGGTTATGGGTGCTAGGATAAActactttatttacttatattcccCAGAATTTAAAACTGCTTTCTTGAAAAGCAGACAATATATCTTTACCCTTCCAGTTTTGCTTTTAGCATATCACAGACAACATTCCTTTATTAACACACTGGCAATATCAAAATAGTGGATGCAATCAAAAACTTGTCAATGAATGCCCAGAGTGCAGtgtgttaaataataaaagtcatGTGTACTTTGTGTCTGATGTCAttgatgttttcaaacatttcaggACACAGATCTCGTTGCCACTGACATAGCAGCTGGTCTGGTCTTGGTCGGCCAGGAACAGCGGCACCAGAAAGAGAAGCTTACAGCTGTTGCAGTCCATAGTGCTAATGCTGGAAGATCACCAACAACTATAGAAAATAATAGAGTGGATGTCATGAGAGCAAGCTATTCAAACAGAGGACAGCAGAAGAGCTGGATGACATTACCAATGATGACTCATTACATGAAGTTTGCCCTAGGTAGTTATGGCTGGCCATTCTTCATGTATAACCATTTCACGACAGGCGTGTGTCGATTGTGTATTGCATGCAGGTATGTATAAGAGGCTAAAATGTggttcctaatttttttttaatatactttcTTTCATAAACACACTGACCATGCATAATTAGACAAATCAGTGCAGGAATTGTATATCAGAAGGTTTAACTATTTCAACGTAAAATATCTAGTAAATTACTACAGCTAAGTGTTCAGTTtatcaaatgttaaaaattcagttaaacaagaatgaaagaaaatgacgCAGAACACATTTGATCCAGGATTGAATGATTGGATTActtcaacaacagcaaaaaatccCAGCCAAAAAGTGTACGCAAAAAGTtgagtaaatataaaatatggaaAGTACCTATTTTTAAGCTGAGTAAATATATAATGTGCAATGTAGCTATTTTTTAAGATGGCCTTAGTAccacagcagcttcactttgGGCAATTGCCTTTCTTTAGAAAACTGGTAAAATTGGGAGGGGGATGATTTCTCATTAGCTCCTACTAGTACaacacgtgcacacatgcacCCTCACAGTAGTGTAAATAGCTGTATGGTACGggtattattatcatcatcatcatcattattatctaCAGGTGCTGTGCCTGTGTGAGGGCACCCAAAGATGTTGTGTCTGACaacatttgtcattgtcatacaGCTGCCATCAAAAATTTGACCAAAATTAAAGATCAGGATCTCATATATGTCAGCTTCCATGATAAGGTTAGAAAGGGAAACTAATATGCTACTAAAGACTGGGCACAATGACCCACCCAacgcttcatttttttcaatagttgtgaatggttattatttttttcagtttggaTTTTTAATCACaagcttttcaaaaatgtgtctATTTGGGGAAGTGATTCTGCACAAGGAACATGCTTTGATGATGGCTatgacaaacagataa contains:
- the LOC112556627 gene encoding sn1-specific diacylglycerol lipase beta-like isoform X2 — its product is MPGIIFLRRRWAIASDDFVYPSFVELCFRSSWLLAISILFGIHHGSFNCDNGYLLRYYYTGSIILLSFGIVLTAAMMWLSMKGSIRNDYARRHLNIILYLKLLLLLPEAIWITVATYWTFGFSYSCELTVYWTARGAVICAWIVGFWMFIGILIVFDPMGSVEQHMDLSETSSRKSSKYLIANSKSVNARVWEQRCRCLCCCISSNQEIDNAFADVSKLVADFFKDTDLVATDIAAGLVLVGQEQRHQKEKLTAVAVHSANAGRSPTTIENNRVDVMRASYSNRGQQKSWMTLPMMTHYMKFALGSYGWPFFMYNHFTTGVCRLCIACRCCACVRAPKDVVSDNICHCHTAAIKNLTKIKDQDLIYVSFHDKYLEIPFYVAVDRRFSSVVVSIRGTLSLQDALTDLSAKGVPLEIDGVPDAFCHSAMLRCAEYVKAELENRQLLEKAFSSLEEGSRLFIVGHSLGAGVAAILTILLKSSYPNIACFAYSPPGGLMSLSASHYTQDFVCSVVVGDDIIPRLSMPNMCYLKIQLLRALCTSNTPKYKILASGCFRILCGCTPHFVSSSSLEEESPLTPQLQAQYSTMIPVQKALLLAEDYAKEMAAAEWQLFPPGQILHITEDEEGRLCSGEPQYTAVWSTPEAFSSVVISSRMIMDHFPDVVLQALSQLESCNFVPSAGPMVHEPSDFVC
- the LOC112556627 gene encoding sn1-specific diacylglycerol lipase beta-like isoform X3 — its product is MPGIIFLRRRWAIASDDFVYPSFVELCFRSSWLLAISILFGIHHGSFNCDNGYLLRYYYTGSIILLSFGIVLTAAMMWLSMKGSIRNDYARRHLNIILYLKLLLLLPEAIWITVATYWTFGFSYSCELTVYWTARGAVICAWIVGFWMFIGILIVFDPMGSVEQHMDLSETSSRKSSKYLIANSKSVNARVWEQRCRCLCCCISSNQEIDNAFADVSKLVADFFKDTDLVATDIAAGLVLVGQEQRHQKEKLTAVAVHSANAGRSPTTIENNRVDVMRASYSNRGQQKSWMTLPMMTHYMKFALGSYGWPFFMYNHFTTGVCRLCIACRCCACVRAPKDVVSDNICHCHTAAIKNLTKIKDQDLIYVSFHDKYLEIPFYVAVDRRFSSVVVSIRGTLSLQDALTDLSAKGVPLEIDGVPDAFCHSAMLRCAEYVKAELENRQLLEKAFSSLEEGSRLFIVGHSLGAGVAAILTILLKSSYPNIACFAYSPPGGLMSLSASHYTQDFVCSVVVGDDIIPRLSMPNMCYLKIQLLRALCTSNTPKYKILASGCFRILCGCTPHFVSSSSLEEESPLTPQLQAQYSTMIPVQLGTERHIKKALLLAEDYAKEMAAAEWQLFPPGQILHITEDEEGR
- the LOC112556627 gene encoding sn1-specific diacylglycerol lipase beta-like isoform X1; this encodes MPGIIFLRRRWAIASDDFVYPSFVELCFRSSWLLAISILFGIHHGSFNCDNGYLLRYYYTGSIILLSFGIVLTAAMMWLSMKGSIRNDYARRHLNIILYLKLLLLLPEAIWITVATYWTFGFSYSCELTVYWTARGAVICAWIVGFWMFIGILIVFDPMGSVEQHMDLSETSSRKSSKYLIANSKSVNARVWEQRCRCLCCCISSNQEIDNAFADVSKLVADFFKDTDLVATDIAAGLVLVGQEQRHQKEKLTAVAVHSANAGRSPTTIENNRVDVMRASYSNRGQQKSWMTLPMMTHYMKFALGSYGWPFFMYNHFTTGVCRLCIACRCCACVRAPKDVVSDNICHCHTAAIKNLTKIKDQDLIYVSFHDKYLEIPFYVAVDRRFSSVVVSIRGTLSLQDALTDLSAKGVPLEIDGVPDAFCHSAMLRCAEYVKAELENRQLLEKAFSSLEEGSRLFIVGHSLGAGVAAILTILLKSSYPNIACFAYSPPGGLMSLSASHYTQDFVCSVVVGDDIIPRLSMPNMCYLKIQLLRALCTSNTPKYKILASGCFRILCGCTPHFVSSSSLEEESPLTPQLQAQYSTMIPVQLGTERHIKKALLLAEDYAKEMAAAEWQLFPPGQILHITEDEEGRLCSGEPQYTAVWSTPEAFSSVVISSRMIMDHFPDVVLQALSQLESCNFVPSAGPMVHEPSDFVC